CCAGCCGAGGAAGGCCGCGTCGGGCATCCGGAGCCGCGGGCTGCCGGTGCGCAGCCACATGGCGCGCCACTCCGCTTCCAGCGCATAGGCATCGGCGCCGGGGACCAGCGCCCGCGCCTGCTCCAGCGTTTCCGGCTTCAGGGAGGGCGCGTTCAGCGCCGCCTCGGTGACCGCCGCCTTCTGGGAAAAGCGGATCACGTCGCCGTCCAGTTCCTCCAGCGCGTAATCCGGCAGCGGCTGGTTTTGAATCATGCCGCGGATCATCTTGCGGAACACCCGGCGCGGCGAGGCGGAGCCGGATTTCTTCAGCAGCACCTCCACCGACACCTGCCAGCTGTTCTGCCGCCCGCAGTGCTTGCGCGCCAGCTCGTAGATCCGCCGCTCCAGCGGTTTGCGCAGCCGGAAGTAATCGCGGCTCAGCGTCAGCACCGATTTCGACAGCACCGCGCGGTAGAGCCAGTCGCTGAGCGTCACCGCCACGCTGACCATCTTGCCCGCCCCTTTTTTCGGACTGGGCGCCTTGCGCACGATCTCCCATTTCTCGATCAGGCCGAAGCCGGTGGTGACCTCTTGCCCGCCGGTAACGATATTGGTGGTGATGCGGGTGCCCGCCAGCCGCTCGAAGGCCTCGCGCAGGCGCCGGTAGGCATCGCCCGAGGTTTCGCGGTTGGTCGCCAC
This DNA window, taken from Leisingera thetidis, encodes the following:
- a CDS encoding replication initiator protein A; amino-acid sequence: MAAELAAGAIPPEGQGDFFLCDIFGAIPKNDLASMEHPLFSLATRPDRRILNYQHNGAEITVTPSVKGLATIHDKDILIFCISQLMAALNAGRQVSRTLHLKAHDLMVATNRETSGDAYRRLREAFERLAGTRITTNIVTGGQEVTTGFGLIEKWEIVRKAPSPKKGAGKMVSVAVTLSDWLYRAVLSKSVLTLSRDYFRLRKPLERRIYELARKHCGRQNSWQVSVEVLLKKSGSASPRRVFRKMIRGMIQNQPLPDYALEELDGDVIRFSQKAAVTEAALNAPSLKPETLEQARALVPGADAYALEAEWRAMWLRTGSPRLRMPDAAFLGWVRKRAAG